From the Pontibaca methylaminivorans genome, the window CCGGCTTGCCGAACATGGTGCGACGGAATGGGAAATCGCCTCTTTCCTCGCCCATGAAGACACCAAGCAGGCCGCGGTTTACGTTCGCAAGGCGAACAGGGCGAAGCTTGGCACGTCTGCGCTTGCCCGGCTTGGCGGGGCGAAAAGCGAACATAACTTGTCCAACCCCGGTGAAGGGTTGGGCAAATCAGATGCAAAACGAAAGGAATAACATGGCTTTACAAGGTGTCATGGTAGGCCCGGAGGGACTCGAACCCCCAACCAAAGCGTTATGAGCGCTCTGCTCTGACCAATTGAGCTACAGGCCCGCCTTCAGGCTGCGTAGCACCATGCACGGTCCCGTCAAGACTCCACGTTGCAAGAGCGCGCGCGATCGACTACCCCGCGCAGCAGCGGCTGCGGAGAGGATCGGGCGATGACGACGGCAGGCAAGGGCGGCATGACCTATGCCGGGGCGGGAGTGGATATCGACGCCGGCAATGCGCTGGTCGAGCGGATCAAACCGGCGGCGAAGCGCACGCTGCGCAGCGGCGTCGTTGGCGGGCTCGGCGGGTTCGGGGCGCTGTTCGACCTGCGGGCGGCGGGCTATCGCGATCCGGTGCTCGTCGCCGCGACCGACGGGGTCGGCACCAAGCTGCGCATCGCGATCGACACCGGGACCGTGGAAGGCATCGGCATCGACCTTGTGGCGATGTGCGTGAACGATCTGATCTGCCAGGGCGCGGAGCCGCTGTTCTTTCTGGATTATTTCGCGGTCGGCAAGCTCGAGACCGAAAGCGCGGCGCTGGTGGTCGAAAGCATCGCGCGGGGCTGCGAGCAGTCCGGCTGCGCGCTGATCGGGGGTGAAACCGCCGAGATGCCGGGGATGTATGCGGCGGGTGATTTCGACCTTGCGGGTTTCGCCGTCGGTGCCTTTGAGCGGGGCAGTGAACTGCCCGCCGGGGTCGCCGCGGGCGATGTGCTGCTCGGGCTGGAAAGCAGCGGGGTGCATTCGAACGGCTTTTCGCTCGTGCGCCGGGTGGTCGAACGGGCCGGGCTCGGCTGGGGCGATCCGGCGCCGTTCGGGGGCGGCTTGCTGGGTGCGGAACTGCTGCGGCCGACGCGGCTTTACGTGAAACCCGTGCTGGCGGCGATCCGCGCGGGCGGCGTGCGGGCGATTGCTCATATCACCGGCGGCGGGCTGGTCGAGAACCTGCCGCGGGTGCTGCCCGACGGCCTGGGCGCGCGAATCGATCTTGATGCCTGGCGGCCCGCGCCCGTGTTCGGCTGGCTTGCGCAGAGCGGCGAGATCGCGCAGGCCGAGATGCTCAAGACCTTCAACTGCGGCATTGGCATGGTGCTTGCGGTGGACGCATCACGTGCCGAGGCGCTTGCCCACCTGCTGACCGAAGCGGGCGAGCAGGTCCGCGTCATCGGCGAGGTGACCGAGGGGGCCGGGCTTTCGCTGTCGGGCCGGCTGCGGTGAGCGCAAGGCGCGTCGCGATCCTGATTTCGGGCAGCGGCTCGAACATGGTGGCGCTGGTCGAGAGCATGACCGGCGATCATCCGGCGCGCCCCTGTCTCGTGCTTGCGGACGACCCCCATGCCGGCGGGATTGCGAAGGCGCGCGCGCTCGGCGTGCCGGTCGCCGTGGTTGACCGGCGCGATCACGCGGGGGACCGCGCGGGATTTGAAGCGGCGCTTCTGGATACGCTCGAGGCGGCGCAGCCCGACATCATCTGCCTGGCCGGGTTCATGCGCATCCTCAGCCCCGGTTTCATCCGGCAGTGGGAGGGGCGAATGCTGAACATCCATCCCTCGCTTTTGCCGAAGTTCCGCGGGCTCGATACCCATGCCCGTGCGCTTGCGGCGGGCGAGGCGGAACATGGCTGCACCGTGCATCTGGTGACCGAGGATCTGGATGCGGGGCCGGTTCTCGGGCAGGCGCGGGTGCCGGTCCTGGCGGAGGATACGGACGCGACGCTCGCTGCGAGGGTGCTGGCGCAGGAGCACCGTCTTTACCCGGCGGTGCTCGAACGCTTTGCCCGCGGCCGCTGCACTGGGCCCGGCTGAGCCGTTAACGCGACGGCGCGCTTTCAAAAACGCGCCGGGCAGCATAAATACGGAGCACCTGCCGGGCGGGGGCATCTGCAACGCCATTCTGCCGCCGCCCGCGGACATGATAAGCAAGAAACGAAATTGCCGATGAGAACAATCACCACGACCGACGACCTTTCCGCTTTCTGCACGCAGGCACGGACGCAGGATTATGTGACTGTCGACACCGAATTCATGCGCGAGCGCACCTATTATTCGAAGCTCTGCCTCGTGCAGCTTGCCATGCCCGGCAGCGCGGGGGATGCCGTTCTCGTGGATCCGCTGGCCGATGGAATCCGGCTCGACCCGCTTTATGAGCTGTTCCGCGATGAAAACGTGGTCAAGGTATTCCATGCCGCGCGTCAGGATCTCGAAATCTTCTGGGTCGATGCGGATGTGCTGCCGCGGCCGCTGTTCGACACCCAGGTTGCGGCCATGGTCTGCGGTTTCGGCGATCAGGTCAGCTATGAGACCCTCGTGCGCCGGATCGCGCATGAAAAGGTGGACAAGTCCTCGCGGTTCACCGACTGGTCGCGCCGTCCGCTGCGCGAGGCGCAGAAGGTCTATGCGCTGGCCGACGTGACCCATCTGCGCGATATCTACGAGTGGCTGGCCATGGAACTCGAACGCAGCGGCCGCAGCCGCTGGGTGGCCGAGGAACTGGGGAGCCTGACCGACCCCGAGACCTACCGGACGCGCCCCGAGGATGCGTGGCGCCGGATCAAGACCCGCAACCATACGCCGCGGTTCCTGGCGATCGTGCGCGAGCTTGCCGCTTTCCGCGAGCGCCATGCGCAGGAAAAGGACATTCCGCGCAGCCGCGTCATGAAGGACGACGCGCTGCTTGAAATCGCTGCGGCAAAGCCCCGCACGCCGGCCGATCTGGGCGGATTGCGGCTGCTGCTGCGCGAGGCGCGCCGCGGCGAGATCGCCGAGGGCATCCTGGCGGCGGTGGAACGCGGCATGGCCTGTCCGCCCGAGGATCTGCCGAAGGACGAGGCGGTGAAGGAGCGGCTGCAGGTCAATCCGGCGCTGGCCGACCTGCTGCGGGTGCTGCTGAAATCAAAGACCGAAAGCTCGGGCGTGGCCGCGCGGCTGATCGCGCCGAGTTCGGATCTGGATGCGATCGCGGCCGGAAAACGCGACATCCCGGCGTTGAGCGGCTGGCGGCGCGAGGTCTTCGGTGCCGATGCGCTGCGGCTTTGCGAGGGCGAGATCGCGCTTGCCGCGAACGGGAACGCGGTGCAGGTGGTGCAGCTTTAAGGCGCTCGTGCCGGCCCGCCGATCTGCGCGGCCGGGCCTGCCGGGCGGCGGGTTTCAGCGGCGCGATTCAAGGGCGTTTTCGGCCCCGCGCACCCGGATTGCGCGTATGTTTTCAAGCTGGTGGTCGGTCAGGCTGTAGGCGGCGGTGATGCTGCGCGTATGGGGGCTGCCGGTTTCGGTGTCGCCTTCGGGATAGACCACGAGGAAATCGAAGGTCAGCGTCGCGGTCTCGTCGGGGCGCAGCTCCGGATCGGTCGGGACCAGACGCGCCTCGAACGCGCCCTGCCGCGCGGCAAGGCCGGTTGCGCGCAGGATCGCGCCGCCGCGCTTGCGTTCGACCACGAGTTCGCTCACCTGCGCGATCGGCTGCGAAAGGTCCGGGGCCTCGCGGCGGCTGAGCAGGCCCGGGCGCTG encodes:
- the purM gene encoding phosphoribosylformylglycinamidine cyclo-ligase, with product MTTAGKGGMTYAGAGVDIDAGNALVERIKPAAKRTLRSGVVGGLGGFGALFDLRAAGYRDPVLVAATDGVGTKLRIAIDTGTVEGIGIDLVAMCVNDLICQGAEPLFFLDYFAVGKLETESAALVVESIARGCEQSGCALIGGETAEMPGMYAAGDFDLAGFAVGAFERGSELPAGVAAGDVLLGLESSGVHSNGFSLVRRVVERAGLGWGDPAPFGGGLLGAELLRPTRLYVKPVLAAIRAGGVRAIAHITGGGLVENLPRVLPDGLGARIDLDAWRPAPVFGWLAQSGEIAQAEMLKTFNCGIGMVLAVDASRAEALAHLLTEAGEQVRVIGEVTEGAGLSLSGRLR
- the purN gene encoding phosphoribosylglycinamide formyltransferase; amino-acid sequence: MSARRVAILISGSGSNMVALVESMTGDHPARPCLVLADDPHAGGIAKARALGVPVAVVDRRDHAGDRAGFEAALLDTLEAAQPDIICLAGFMRILSPGFIRQWEGRMLNIHPSLLPKFRGLDTHARALAAGEAEHGCTVHLVTEDLDAGPVLGQARVPVLAEDTDATLAARVLAQEHRLYPAVLERFARGRCTGPG
- the rnd gene encoding ribonuclease D → MRTITTTDDLSAFCTQARTQDYVTVDTEFMRERTYYSKLCLVQLAMPGSAGDAVLVDPLADGIRLDPLYELFRDENVVKVFHAARQDLEIFWVDADVLPRPLFDTQVAAMVCGFGDQVSYETLVRRIAHEKVDKSSRFTDWSRRPLREAQKVYALADVTHLRDIYEWLAMELERSGRSRWVAEELGSLTDPETYRTRPEDAWRRIKTRNHTPRFLAIVRELAAFRERHAQEKDIPRSRVMKDDALLEIAAAKPRTPADLGGLRLLLREARRGEIAEGILAAVERGMACPPEDLPKDEAVKERLQVNPALADLLRVLLKSKTESSGVAARLIAPSSDLDAIAAGKRDIPALSGWRREVFGADALRLCEGEIALAANGNAVQVVQL